The Gammaproteobacteria bacterium genome has a segment encoding these proteins:
- a CDS encoding response regulator yields the protein MENLRWLAISVVLWAAPAPAAPAALVPAASDHINHQRWVVRDGLVQQTVTDVIEASDGYLWLTTYGGLARFDGVRFENYVLEDVPELGTNKLVSLLEDSNRNLWIGTVEGGVVRRNATGFKAFDKSGTPQLDIQDFAEDAEGHIWAAGHGLSRLVAEGNREVFEPVTEPAWLPGTEVGDLLVTADGTLWAATARGLLKKDGDRFVLVNDSDAARHARGLVSDLAGRLWLISRHGISYLEGDKLIAAHALDEAVYSAALDEDGTVLAGIASGLLRLTVESGRVSASKVELPHDDESLQSGVTALYRDRAGNVWAGTNSFGLVRINRVAFAQYEDPRGLQHGSVLHLASDPRGGVWVQGQEGWLLHGADGVFSDPSEVSGWAVPTGASLLGVTRAGYLWLHRDGELFRVRGSLTSGFATDSYSVDVAGGLVEAADGTIWFGGIGNIHQFVDENFLTRSAPGISGKVLPQLEASDGSIWFFTDGALGRLSGQGAAVVWELVGQGNPALRAELRSLHEDSSGTMWLSTYGNGLVRLRNGQLQQIGKTHGLAELSLGGIVEDASRRLWVNSNSGVIIIPLAEVGPDEPEIRARLLGSPETNGPAAAVDGQGRMWFPTVRGLVVADPRQYLPDATPPVVHIERVLLDGRALAPQSMIRVPAGVQRITVDYTGIWLRQPELVRFRYRLTGYQDEWIDAGSQRTAFFTKVPPGNYQFEVAAVSGDGVWAGASAPLPIAVAARYYQTLWFRVGAVAAVVMLFFGLHRRRVINIERHSQELQREIDNRKKAERERALMESSLMESSRMESIGRLAGGIAHDFNNVLTAVLGHAEQARDGLPSDAAEVDVHLDGIVDCSERAAALTRQLLAFSRQQVLLPRQVDANDVIGQLQPMLEQLLPENVHLHWLPQRDLPVIMVDPSQLEQVVMNLVLNARDAMPEGGTITIATRTRSVSAELAWPTSSVSAGHYVEIDVSDSGYGIDPDVLARVFDPFFTTKQHGHGTGLGLASVHGIVTQSGGHVRVDSTPLQGARFRVLLPVTAGSASRQGRPPEPCTGDLDGGESILVCEDDDGIRSMLVNSLRGRGYHVTAAAQPTALMRQLRHNRPVDLLITDMMLPQLSGQELADQLRKIHPQAAVLFISGYPGNQLEVSSQDTVFLQKPFKPSVLLRVVRDVLDQRSEQRYMRLA from the coding sequence ATGGAAAACCTTCGCTGGCTGGCCATCTCTGTGGTTCTATGGGCTGCGCCCGCTCCGGCCGCTCCAGCTGCCCTCGTTCCGGCGGCATCAGACCATATCAATCACCAGCGTTGGGTCGTACGTGACGGCCTGGTGCAGCAAACCGTTACCGATGTAATCGAGGCCAGTGACGGCTATTTGTGGCTGACTACATATGGCGGGCTGGCGCGCTTCGACGGTGTGCGCTTTGAAAATTACGTGCTGGAGGATGTGCCCGAGCTTGGCACCAACAAGCTCGTTTCATTGCTGGAAGACTCGAACCGAAACCTGTGGATCGGCACCGTAGAGGGCGGTGTGGTGCGCAGGAATGCGACTGGCTTTAAAGCTTTTGACAAGTCCGGCACGCCGCAGCTGGATATCCAGGATTTCGCCGAGGATGCCGAGGGTCATATCTGGGCCGCCGGGCACGGCCTGTCCCGGCTGGTCGCCGAGGGCAACCGCGAAGTGTTTGAACCGGTCACCGAGCCGGCCTGGTTGCCCGGGACCGAGGTGGGCGACCTGCTGGTGACAGCAGACGGCACACTATGGGCTGCCACTGCGCGCGGCCTGCTTAAAAAAGACGGTGACCGTTTCGTGCTGGTCAATGACAGCGACGCTGCGCGGCATGCGCGCGGACTGGTGAGTGACCTGGCTGGCCGGCTGTGGTTAATTTCGCGCCACGGCATATCTTATCTTGAGGGCGACAAGCTGATCGCGGCGCACGCGCTCGATGAGGCGGTGTACTCGGCGGCCCTGGATGAAGACGGCACTGTGCTGGCCGGTATCGCGTCCGGTTTGCTGCGCTTGACCGTCGAATCGGGTCGCGTCAGTGCCAGCAAAGTTGAGCTGCCGCACGATGACGAGTCGCTGCAAAGCGGTGTTACAGCTCTTTATCGCGATCGCGCCGGTAATGTCTGGGCGGGCACTAATTCATTCGGCCTGGTACGTATCAACCGCGTGGCATTCGCGCAGTATGAAGACCCACGCGGCCTGCAGCATGGCAGCGTGCTGCACCTTGCCAGCGACCCGCGTGGCGGTGTCTGGGTGCAGGGGCAGGAAGGGTGGTTGCTGCATGGCGCTGATGGAGTTTTTTCTGACCCGAGTGAAGTCAGCGGGTGGGCTGTGCCAACCGGTGCCAGCTTGCTGGGCGTTACTCGTGCAGGCTACCTGTGGCTGCATCGTGACGGCGAACTATTCCGTGTGCGTGGTTCCTTAACTTCGGGCTTTGCTACCGACAGCTACAGCGTCGATGTCGCCGGCGGCCTGGTGGAAGCTGCAGACGGGACGATCTGGTTTGGTGGAATCGGCAATATCCACCAGTTTGTGGATGAAAATTTTCTTACCCGGTCGGCGCCCGGAATTTCCGGCAAGGTGTTGCCTCAACTGGAAGCGAGTGATGGCAGTATCTGGTTTTTTACCGATGGTGCGCTCGGTCGCCTGTCAGGGCAGGGCGCCGCGGTAGTCTGGGAACTGGTCGGCCAGGGCAACCCGGCGCTGCGTGCCGAGTTGCGTTCGTTGCATGAAGATTCCAGCGGCACGATGTGGCTGTCGACCTACGGCAACGGGCTTGTCCGTCTTCGCAACGGGCAATTGCAGCAAATCGGCAAGACTCACGGGCTGGCGGAATTGTCGCTGGGGGGAATAGTCGAGGACGCCAGCCGCCGTCTATGGGTCAATTCGAATAGTGGGGTAATAATTATCCCCTTGGCGGAGGTCGGGCCGGATGAACCAGAGATTCGCGCGCGCCTGCTTGGCAGCCCGGAGACAAACGGGCCGGCAGCTGCCGTCGACGGGCAAGGCCGCATGTGGTTTCCGACGGTGCGCGGGCTTGTTGTCGCGGATCCCCGGCAGTACCTGCCTGATGCGACACCGCCGGTGGTTCACATCGAGCGCGTGTTGCTCGATGGCCGGGCGCTGGCGCCGCAGTCGATGATTCGCGTTCCGGCCGGGGTTCAGCGGATCACCGTCGACTACACCGGTATCTGGCTGCGGCAACCCGAGCTGGTCCGCTTCAGGTACCGGCTGACGGGCTACCAGGATGAGTGGATTGATGCAGGCAGCCAGCGCACAGCATTTTTTACCAAGGTCCCACCCGGCAATTATCAATTCGAAGTTGCGGCAGTCAGCGGAGATGGTGTCTGGGCAGGCGCCAGCGCTCCGCTGCCGATCGCCGTGGCCGCTCGTTATTACCAGACGCTCTGGTTCAGGGTGGGCGCCGTCGCGGCTGTTGTTATGTTGTTTTTCGGTCTGCACCGCCGCCGTGTCATCAACATCGAGCGTCACTCGCAAGAGTTGCAGAGGGAAATCGACAATCGCAAAAAGGCGGAACGCGAACGGGCGCTGATGGAGAGCAGCCTGATGGAGTCTTCGCGTATGGAATCGATTGGCCGTCTGGCTGGCGGTATCGCACACGATTTCAACAATGTGCTGACGGCCGTGCTTGGCCATGCCGAGCAGGCCAGGGACGGTCTTCCGTCAGATGCCGCCGAAGTCGATGTGCACCTCGACGGTATCGTCGACTGTAGTGAACGCGCGGCAGCTCTAACGCGTCAGCTGCTGGCGTTCAGCCGTCAGCAGGTGTTGTTGCCGCGTCAGGTTGATGCCAATGATGTTATCGGGCAGCTGCAGCCGATGCTGGAGCAGCTGTTGCCGGAGAACGTACACTTGCACTGGCTGCCGCAGCGAGACTTACCGGTAATTATGGTCGACCCGAGTCAGCTGGAGCAGGTCGTCATGAACCTGGTTCTTAATGCTCGTGATGCGATGCCCGAGGGCGGTACGATAACTATCGCTACTCGTACCAGGAGCGTCAGCGCAGAGCTCGCCTGGCCCACATCCAGCGTTAGTGCAGGGCATTACGTGGAAATCGATGTTAGCGACAGCGGCTATGGAATTGATCCGGACGTGCTGGCACGGGTATTCGACCCGTTTTTCACCACCAAGCAGCATGGCCACGGTACCGGCCTGGGTCTCGCATCGGTGCACGGGATTGTGACGCAGTCTGGCGGTCACGTGCGCGTGGACAGTACGCCACTGCAGGGAGCGCGGTTCCGCGTGTTGCTGCCGGTTACCGCGGGGAGCGCAAGCCGCCAGGGCCGGCCCCCGGAGCCATGCACGGGGGACCTGGACGGCGGTGAGAGTATCCTTGTTTGCGAGGACGACGATGGGATTCGATCAATGCTGGTCAATTCGCTACGCGGGCGCGGCTACCACGTGACTGCCGCAGCACAGCCAACTGCGCTGATGAGGCAGTTGCGCCACAACCGGCCAGTCGATCTGCTGATCACCGATATGATGCTGCCACAGCTCAGCGGGCAAGAGCTGGCCGATCAGCTCAGAAAGATTCATCCGCAGGCAGCAGTACTGTTTATCTCCGGTTATCCTGGCAACCAGCTTGAAGTAAGCTCGCAGGATACAGTCTTTCTGCAAAAGCCCTTCAAGCCATCAGTGTTGTTGCGCGTAGTGAGGGATGTACTGGACCAGAGAAGTGAACAGCGCTACATGCGCCTGGCATAA
- a CDS encoding acyl-CoA dehydrogenase: MTVYHAPTRDMRFCIEQLADLDGIGKLPGMEAAEPDVIESVLEEAGRLATEVLAPLNAEGDRNGARIEGDDVHETPGFAAAYQQFVESGWNSAPFSADHGGGGLPNVVSFAVGEIWQAANMAFSLCPMLSQAAVEALLAHGSKELQEKYLPKMISGEWTGTMDLTEPQAGSDLAAVACKAVPQDDHYLITGQKIFITWGDHQMTDNIIHMVLARLPDAPAGVKGISLFLVPKFMVNDDGSPGARNDMRPVSIEHKIGIHGSPTCVVSFGDNGGAVGYLVGERHNGLACMFTMMNLARLHVGIEGVGIADRAYQRAARYAKERVQGGAPGEEGRVTIIHHPDVRRMLMTMKSQIEAMRAFCTCAGDAMDFALHSTDTDEKAQNQSRLDLLVPAVKGWCTETAQEIVSLAVQVHGGMGFVEETGAAQHFRDARIATIYEGTTGIQASDLVGRKILRDEGRAMTALIGDIRQTILELADDDELDEIERNLRIAVDTLEAATAFLIERQRDDVHTAGSVSFNMLMLAGVTAAGWQMARAALVSRRHLAARAQDAGFYEAKIITTKFFAQQILPRSRAYGEAILAGSDNIMVLAEDRF; the protein is encoded by the coding sequence ATGACCGTATACCACGCCCCGACGCGCGACATGCGCTTTTGCATCGAACAACTGGCCGACCTGGACGGCATCGGCAAGTTACCCGGCATGGAGGCGGCGGAACCAGACGTAATTGAGTCGGTCCTCGAAGAAGCAGGCCGGCTGGCAACAGAAGTTCTGGCACCGCTCAATGCTGAAGGCGACCGGAACGGTGCACGCATTGAAGGTGACGATGTCCACGAGACACCAGGATTTGCCGCCGCCTACCAGCAGTTTGTTGAGAGCGGCTGGAACAGTGCACCGTTCAGCGCCGATCATGGCGGTGGTGGGCTGCCAAACGTGGTGTCCTTTGCCGTCGGTGAGATCTGGCAGGCGGCCAACATGGCGTTTTCGCTCTGCCCGATGCTGTCACAGGCGGCCGTCGAGGCGCTGCTGGCGCACGGCAGCAAGGAACTGCAGGAAAAATATCTGCCGAAAATGATCAGCGGCGAGTGGACCGGCACCATGGACCTGACCGAGCCGCAGGCCGGCTCGGACCTTGCCGCAGTTGCCTGCAAGGCAGTGCCGCAGGACGACCACTACCTGATCACCGGCCAGAAGATCTTTATCACCTGGGGCGACCACCAGATGACAGACAACATCATTCACATGGTGCTGGCGCGCCTGCCGGATGCACCGGCCGGGGTAAAGGGTATTTCACTGTTCCTGGTTCCCAAATTCATGGTGAACGACGACGGTAGTCCGGGCGCCCGAAATGACATGCGGCCGGTGTCAATCGAGCACAAGATCGGGATCCACGGCAGCCCGACCTGCGTGGTGAGCTTTGGTGACAACGGGGGCGCGGTTGGCTACCTGGTTGGCGAAAGGCACAACGGCCTGGCATGCATGTTCACGATGATGAACCTGGCGCGACTCCATGTCGGTATTGAAGGCGTCGGCATCGCAGATCGTGCCTATCAGCGCGCTGCGCGCTACGCCAAAGAACGGGTTCAGGGTGGTGCGCCCGGAGAAGAGGGTCGCGTAACCATCATTCACCATCCGGATGTGCGTCGTATGCTCATGACGATGAAATCACAGATAGAGGCGATGCGTGCCTTTTGCACCTGCGCCGGCGATGCGATGGACTTTGCCCTGCATAGCACCGATACCGACGAAAAGGCGCAAAACCAGTCGCGACTCGACCTGCTCGTTCCGGCGGTCAAGGGCTGGTGCACCGAAACCGCGCAGGAGATTGTGTCACTCGCCGTGCAGGTCCATGGCGGTATGGGCTTTGTCGAGGAAACTGGCGCGGCGCAGCACTTCCGCGATGCGCGGATTGCCACTATCTACGAAGGAACTACCGGTATTCAGGCCAGCGACCTGGTGGGCCGCAAGATCCTGCGCGATGAAGGACGCGCCATGACCGCGCTGATTGGCGATATTCGCCAGACCATCCTTGAGCTGGCTGACGACGACGAACTTGATGAAATCGAACGCAATCTGCGTATCGCAGTTGACACACTGGAAGCCGCCACCGCGTTTCTTATCGAACGTCAGCGTGATGACGTACACACAGCAGGATCAGTATCGTTCAACATGCTGATGCTTGCCGGCGTTACCGCGGCAGGCTGGCAAATGGCGCGGGCAGCGCTGGTTTCGCGACGACACCTGGCAGCCCGGGCACAGGACGCTGGTTTTTACGAAGCAAAGATCATCACGACAAAGTTTTTTGCCCAGCAGATCCTGCCCCGCTCCCGTGCTTACGGTGAAGCCATCCTGGCCGGCAGCGACAACATCATGGTGCTTGCTGAGGACAGATTCTAG
- a CDS encoding pirin family protein, producing the protein MINVHIRSERDRSMRIAHGMSSSFCIPERQSTEQDGFSCLQGIDEQAIDPGIVFDTHSHREVEILTYIVDGILEYHDSSGNRQLLLGGEVQLVSAGSGITHSEANASRSEQLHVVQAWLRPDGRSKSKVAYGQSYFSDDAKLDKLCLLASPDGRDGSLRVSADAQVYAAVLRRSDPVVHLRKPQRRVWVQSARGVLVVNGIVLGPGDAAAVFGDEDKSLRIEAREEAEFLLFDMP; encoded by the coding sequence ATGATTAACGTTCACATACGCAGCGAACGCGACCGATCGATGCGGATCGCGCATGGTATGTCCAGCAGTTTCTGCATCCCGGAGAGGCAGTCGACTGAGCAGGATGGTTTTTCATGCCTGCAGGGTATAGACGAGCAGGCAATCGATCCGGGAATAGTTTTCGATACGCATTCACACCGCGAGGTCGAAATACTGACCTACATCGTGGATGGCATTCTTGAGTATCACGACAGCTCGGGCAATCGCCAGCTGTTGCTTGGCGGCGAAGTGCAGCTGGTTTCAGCCGGCTCCGGTATCACACACAGCGAAGCTAATGCGTCACGCTCGGAGCAGCTGCATGTCGTGCAGGCCTGGTTGCGTCCCGACGGGCGGAGCAAGAGCAAAGTCGCATACGGGCAAAGTTATTTTTCCGACGATGCCAAGCTGGACAAGCTGTGTCTGCTGGCATCACCTGATGGCCGCGACGGTTCCCTGAGGGTTTCGGCTGACGCCCAGGTTTATGCAGCGGTGCTGCGCAGGAGCGATCCGGTCGTACATTTACGCAAGCCCCAGCGCCGTGTCTGGGTGCAAAGTGCACGCGGCGTACTGGTAGTCAACGGTATCGTGCTGGGTCCCGGCGACGCCGCCGCTGTTTTTGGCGACGAGGACAAATCGCTGCGCATCGAGGCCCGCGAGGAGGCCGAGTTCCTTCTTTTCGATATGCCCTAG
- a CDS encoding rhomboid family intramembrane serine protease, with product MRPMSRFRPLAALLLLLWLIELVNFILGHRLNTFGLLPRHLAGLPGILLAPLLHGSFTHLISNSGGLLALGGLVALRGERHFVTSTVAIAVLGGILLWVFGRTALHVGASGLVFGYFGLLLGRAWFERSAGTLLIGALVIAVYGGLLWGLLPLQAFVSWDGHLAGLLAGVAVARWHVSAGGRQ from the coding sequence ATGCGACCCATGTCGCGCTTCCGCCCTTTGGCAGCCCTGCTGCTGCTGTTGTGGCTCATTGAGCTGGTTAACTTCATTCTCGGGCACCGCCTCAATACTTTTGGCCTGCTGCCAAGGCACCTGGCTGGCTTGCCCGGCATCCTGCTGGCGCCCCTGCTGCACGGCAGCTTTACCCATCTGATTTCCAACAGCGGCGGATTGCTGGCGCTCGGTGGCCTGGTTGCTTTGCGTGGTGAGCGTCACTTTGTAACCAGCACTGTGGCAATCGCAGTATTGGGCGGCATCTTGCTGTGGGTATTCGGGCGCACCGCCCTGCACGTTGGCGCCAGCGGTCTCGTATTCGGTTACTTCGGGCTGCTGCTGGGGCGGGCCTGGTTCGAGCGCAGCGCAGGAACCCTGCTGATTGGCGCACTCGTTATCGCTGTGTATGGCGGACTACTGTGGGGACTGTTGCCGCTGCAGGCTTTTGTTTCCTGGGATGGACACCTTGCCGGGCTGCTTGCCGGTGTTGCGGTCGCCCGATGGCATGTCAGTGCCGGGGGCAGGCAATAG
- a CDS encoding VPLPA-CTERM sorting domain-containing protein — protein MKQLLSTVALLLVFGSTNATVLDFENFDAGTIMDTEYAALGVSIAAVNLGGGPDLAVVFDSRNPTGGDSDLGAPFSNPVLGSASPGNLLIIQENDNCDQFTCATPDDEGSRPAGQLIISFDEGVLLESIDFFDVEGVESHAGSAIQLYDDEDVLIPVSFFVPDTGGDNMWSQVFFGVSQVKTIVINMGGSGAIDNIAFQPRVVPVPAALPLLLTALAGLGVFRRHS, from the coding sequence ATGAAACAGCTTTTATCGACGGTAGCCTTGCTGCTGGTTTTTGGTTCGACAAATGCCACAGTGCTGGATTTCGAAAACTTCGATGCCGGTACGATCATGGATACAGAATATGCTGCGCTGGGCGTCAGCATTGCCGCGGTTAACCTGGGTGGCGGGCCTGACCTGGCTGTGGTTTTTGATTCACGCAATCCGACTGGCGGGGACAGCGATCTCGGCGCGCCGTTCTCAAATCCGGTGCTTGGCAGCGCGTCGCCCGGTAATCTTCTTATCATTCAGGAAAATGACAATTGCGATCAATTTACCTGCGCAACACCGGATGATGAAGGGTCACGGCCTGCGGGGCAGCTGATTATCAGCTTCGACGAAGGCGTGCTGCTGGAGAGCATCGATTTCTTTGATGTCGAAGGCGTTGAATCCCATGCCGGTAGTGCGATCCAGTTGTACGACGACGAAGATGTCCTGATTCCGGTTTCTTTCTTTGTGCCTGATACCGGCGGCGACAACATGTGGTCCCAGGTTTTCTTTGGGGTGTCACAGGTCAAAACCATCGTAATAAACATGGGTGGTTCGGGTGCGATCGACAATATCGCTTTCCAGCCACGTGTCGTACCGGTTCCTGCTGCCCTGCCGCTGCTGCTCACAGCACTAGCCGGCCTCGGGGTCTTTCGCAGGCATAGCTGA
- a CDS encoding response regulator, which translates to MSTSNGYRLLIVDDYKEVRSLVSRQLQRQGYEVVEANCVTQAKKLLASDVFDLVITDVSLNDGNGIDMMAAIEPMPKTIFMSGYMQPSMTATMELEAGRNFIYKPFKIKTLAQMVGTAVNNDGDQN; encoded by the coding sequence GTGTCGACAAGTAATGGCTACCGGTTACTGATAGTTGATGACTACAAAGAAGTAAGGTCGCTGGTATCACGCCAGCTGCAGCGACAAGGTTATGAGGTAGTCGAGGCAAATTGTGTAACGCAGGCTAAAAAGCTGCTGGCGTCTGATGTATTCGACCTTGTCATCACTGATGTCAGTCTGAACGACGGTAACGGCATAGACATGATGGCGGCAATCGAGCCGATGCCGAAAACCATTTTTATGTCCGGTTATATGCAACCGTCCATGACGGCAACGATGGAGCTGGAGGCAGGCCGGAACTTCATCTACAAGCCTTTCAAGATAAAAACTCTCGCGCAGATGGTGGGAACAGCAGTTAATAACGACGGCGATCAGAATTGA
- a CDS encoding SDR family oxidoreductase, translating to MPNNIVITGANRGIGLRLAQTYVDDGQRVYAACRSPETATELASLAEASGGSLSLHPLDVSSETQISAFAAVLKGTPVDVLINNAGVYAHKGLEFGQLDAADWLRCMHVNTVAPVMVTQALIDNIAAGKRKLVATITSKMGSIADNTSGGSYAYRSSKTALNSAMRSLAIDLHDRGISVFVLHPGWVRTDMGGPRGLITVDESVSQLRRIIDQAGMAQSGKFFDRDGSEIPW from the coding sequence ATGCCAAATAACATTGTTATCACCGGAGCAAACCGCGGTATTGGGCTGCGCCTGGCACAGACTTACGTCGACGATGGACAACGCGTCTACGCGGCGTGCCGCAGTCCTGAAACTGCCACGGAACTGGCATCACTGGCCGAGGCATCCGGTGGCAGTCTGAGTCTGCACCCGCTCGATGTAAGCAGCGAGACCCAAATCAGCGCGTTTGCCGCAGTTTTAAAAGGTACGCCGGTGGATGTGCTGATCAACAACGCCGGGGTTTATGCGCACAAGGGACTGGAGTTCGGTCAACTCGATGCCGCAGACTGGTTGCGATGCATGCACGTCAATACCGTTGCGCCCGTTATGGTGACTCAGGCGTTGATCGACAACATTGCGGCCGGCAAGCGCAAACTCGTTGCAACAATTACCAGCAAGATGGGCAGTATCGCCGACAATACATCTGGCGGCTCGTATGCCTATCGTTCGTCAAAGACCGCATTGAATTCAGCGATGAGGTCGCTGGCCATCGATCTGCACGACCGCGGTATCAGCGTCTTCGTACTGCACCCCGGGTGGGTTCGCACTGATATGGGCGGGCCGCGGGGGCTGATTACGGTCGACGAATCAGTGAGCCAGCTGCGCCGCATTATCGATCAGGCCGGGATGGCTCAAAGCGGCAAGTTTTTTGATCGGGATGGCTCTGAGATTCCGTGGTGA
- a CDS encoding response regulator transcription factor: MSSALTRRKLSVATFESAAQFLAEVDPDRPGCLLLDLSMPEMDGLQLQQELSQRGITLPIIFITGQGDIPNSVRAIKAGALDFMEKPFRLEALLQRINEAFAADAGAREARQRQEEDRSRFQRLTPRELDVMKAMIAGAATSKEVAKDLGISNRTVDHHRARIMEKTGARSVAELASLAARSKITHDD, from the coding sequence ATGAGCAGCGCATTGACAAGGCGTAAGCTGTCGGTAGCCACGTTTGAGTCGGCCGCCCAATTCCTGGCTGAAGTTGACCCCGACCGGCCGGGCTGCCTGTTACTCGATCTGAGCATGCCGGAAATGGATGGCTTGCAGTTGCAGCAGGAGCTGTCGCAAAGAGGAATCACGCTGCCGATCATTTTTATAACCGGCCAGGGCGATATCCCGAATTCCGTCAGGGCGATAAAGGCCGGAGCGCTGGATTTCATGGAAAAGCCGTTTCGTCTCGAGGCGCTGCTGCAGAGGATAAACGAGGCTTTCGCGGCAGACGCCGGGGCGCGCGAGGCGCGTCAACGGCAAGAGGAAGACCGCAGCCGATTCCAGCGCCTGACGCCACGTGAACTGGATGTCATGAAGGCCATGATTGCCGGAGCCGCCACCAGCAAGGAGGTGGCGAAAGACCTTGGAATCAGCAACCGTACCGTCGATCATCACCGGGCACGCATAATGGAAAAGACCGGTGCCCGATCGGTAGCAGAGCTGGCCAGCCTCGCGGCACGCAGCAAAATTACCCACGATGACTAG
- a CDS encoding tetratricopeptide repeat protein: MTDSSSNKDAYRRGRALQHAGRLTEAAACYREALSQRPDDHRALYQLGMLAHRAGNIRAAESLLRSAISFAGNEPDYPVALGQLLEQTGRPKEAIEVFRAAVSADPTHFAALLHLATLQQKIGDTVAALGNYELAIELDGDHLALLVSIARLLNDMGDSERAARLSTHAITLKPDLAPAHTNLGVALAAASKHGAAVEAFKRSLTLQPHQPDVYARLGSSLAAAGNHDRARHAFENCLRREPGHIEALSAMAGLLAQIDEQPPASAIIDFSMVSTATLTAPPGTSQDNFLHELSRSAADSDDVSLLPARDAAVAHLVTVLRQHISQYIAARPQSWQPLPSLGDLWPAPLAWRLALHTADVSGQPPRHAASWLSGLVYPGPENGSVEHGLSVAFGQPGENTGSTDWHRMQPGEILLFPSFFRYQIEATGACVTMIKIDVIARADPPAG, translated from the coding sequence ATGACCGACTCTTCATCAAATAAAGACGCTTATCGCCGCGGCCGCGCGCTGCAGCATGCTGGCAGGCTCACCGAAGCCGCCGCGTGCTATCGCGAAGCACTGTCGCAAAGGCCTGATGACCATCGTGCCTTGTACCAGCTCGGCATGCTCGCACACCGGGCGGGCAATATCAGGGCGGCAGAATCACTACTGCGCTCGGCAATCAGTTTTGCCGGCAACGAGCCCGATTATCCGGTGGCCCTCGGACAGTTACTGGAGCAAACCGGACGACCAAAAGAGGCCATCGAGGTATTCCGCGCTGCCGTGAGCGCCGATCCCACGCACTTCGCCGCATTGCTGCACCTGGCGACACTGCAGCAGAAAATTGGCGACACGGTAGCTGCCCTGGGCAACTACGAGTTGGCAATCGAGCTGGATGGCGATCACCTTGCATTGCTGGTCAGCATTGCACGACTGTTGAATGACATGGGGGATAGCGAGCGGGCCGCCCGACTCAGTACGCATGCGATCACATTGAAACCGGACCTTGCGCCGGCGCATACCAACCTCGGTGTCGCGCTGGCAGCTGCAAGTAAACATGGGGCGGCCGTCGAAGCATTCAAACGCAGCCTTACGCTACAGCCACACCAGCCAGACGTCTATGCCCGACTCGGGTCGTCACTGGCAGCCGCTGGCAACCATGACCGCGCCCGGCATGCCTTCGAAAATTGCCTGCGGCGGGAACCGGGACACATTGAAGCCCTCTCCGCCATGGCCGGACTGCTTGCACAGATTGACGAACAGCCGCCAGCGTCTGCCATTATCGACTTCAGCATGGTCAGCACGGCGACGCTGACAGCTCCGCCAGGCACGTCGCAGGACAATTTTCTTCATGAGTTAAGCCGCTCGGCAGCAGACTCTGACGACGTGAGCCTGCTGCCGGCCCGTGATGCGGCTGTCGCTCACCTGGTGACCGTGCTGCGTCAGCACATCAGCCAATACATTGCCGCACGGCCACAAAGCTGGCAGCCGTTGCCATCCCTGGGCGACCTGTGGCCGGCGCCGCTGGCCTGGCGTCTCGCCCTGCATACCGCGGATGTCTCCGGGCAACCGCCGCGGCATGCTGCAAGCTGGCTTAGCGGGCTGGTGTACCCGGGACCAGAAAATGGTTCTGTCGAGCATGGATTAAGCGTGGCCTTCGGCCAGCCTGGGGAGAACACTGGTTCGACCGACTGGCACCGAATGCAGCCCGGCGAGATTCTTCTGTTTCCTTCTTTCTTTCGCTATCAGATCGAAGCGACAGGGGCGTGCGTCACCATGATAAAAATTGATGTCATTGCGCGCGCGGATCCACCCGCGGGTTAG